One genomic window of Prochlorococcus sp. MIT 0603 includes the following:
- a CDS encoding ribonuclease HII: MQELRTAGLDEVGKGSLFGPVFAGAVILEKQNEIYLINSGVKDSKKLSPEKRMSLLPIIKEYALNWSIGQASAREIDLLGIRLATEKAMIRAVHKLIPQPEILLIDGCLPLRSWEGPQKTLVKGEDKSVAIAAASILAKVTRDELIKQLAQAYPSYGLEKNVGYGTLLHRKALIKLGATKLHRKSFLSKIK; encoded by the coding sequence TTGCAAGAGTTAAGAACTGCTGGTTTAGATGAAGTAGGCAAAGGCTCATTATTTGGTCCTGTATTTGCTGGCGCAGTAATTTTAGAAAAACAAAATGAGATTTACTTGATTAACTCTGGAGTAAAAGATAGTAAGAAATTATCTCCAGAAAAAAGAATGTCTCTATTACCAATAATTAAAGAATATGCTCTGAATTGGTCAATTGGACAAGCATCTGCAAGAGAAATTGATTTACTAGGGATAAGGTTGGCTACAGAAAAGGCAATGATTAGGGCCGTGCATAAATTGATTCCTCAACCTGAAATTCTCTTAATAGATGGCTGTCTCCCTTTAAGATCGTGGGAAGGGCCTCAAAAGACACTCGTCAAGGGAGAAGATAAATCAGTAGCAATAGCAGCAGCGAGTATTTTGGCCAAAGTCACTAGAGATGAACTCATCAAACAATTGGCACAAGCATATCCTTCATATGGATTAGAAAAGAATGTTGGATATGGAACGCTTTTACATCGCAAAGCACTAATAAAACTAGGGGCAACTAAACTCCATAGAAAATCATTTCTCTCGAAGATCAAGTAA
- a CDS encoding methyltransferase domain-containing protein → MLPFLIFLGVVLIGLALFIWILNDRKYKSSKTVSSSYDAWTNDRLLEKLWGEHIHLGYYPQSSNKTDFKQAKIDFVHKLVQWSGLDKLPKGSRILDIGCGIGGSARILAKDYGFEVVAITVSLEQVKRANELTPDNLLCDFQLMDALDLDFEDGTFDGIWSVEAGAHIADKQLYADEMLRVLRPGGVLAVADWNRRDFKKGGLNLIEGFIMKQLLNQWSHPEFSSIRSFQQNLRESKYSAGIVEINDWTEYTYPSWEDSIIEGIRRFDVLIELGPKSFIQALREVPTILVMKWAFANGLMQFGIFRSRG, encoded by the coding sequence ATGCTTCCTTTTCTCATCTTTCTTGGAGTCGTTCTTATTGGTTTAGCATTATTTATTTGGATATTGAATGATAGAAAATACAAGTCTTCTAAGACTGTTTCTTCTTCTTATGATGCATGGACGAATGATCGACTTTTAGAGAAATTATGGGGCGAACATATTCATCTTGGTTATTATCCACAATCTTCTAATAAAACTGATTTTAAACAAGCAAAGATAGATTTTGTACATAAATTAGTTCAATGGAGCGGTTTAGATAAACTCCCTAAGGGCTCAAGAATCCTTGATATAGGTTGCGGCATTGGAGGAAGCGCAAGGATCTTGGCTAAAGATTATGGATTTGAAGTTGTTGCCATAACTGTTAGCCTTGAACAGGTCAAAAGGGCTAATGAGCTGACTCCAGATAATCTTTTATGTGATTTCCAATTGATGGATGCATTGGATTTGGATTTTGAGGATGGAACTTTTGATGGCATATGGAGTGTTGAAGCTGGTGCACATATTGCTGATAAACAACTTTATGCTGATGAAATGCTTAGGGTGTTAAGACCAGGTGGTGTATTAGCTGTAGCAGATTGGAATAGGCGAGATTTTAAGAAAGGCGGACTAAATTTGATAGAAGGCTTTATTATGAAACAGCTTTTAAATCAATGGTCCCATCCTGAATTTTCAAGTATTAGATCCTTCCAACAAAATTTAAGAGAGAGTAAGTATTCAGCAGGTATAGTCGAAATTAATGATTGGACTGAATATACATATCCATCCTGGGAAGATTCAATAATTGAAGGCATAAGGAGATTTGATGTTCTCATTGAATTAGGTCCAAAATCATTTATTCAAGCCCTTAGGGAAGTACCGACAATACTTGTTATGAAATGGGCATTTGCTAATGGATTAATGCAATTTGGTATTTTCCGTTCTAGGGGTTGA
- a CDS encoding LL-diaminopimelate aminotransferase, with product MVQVNSNYLKLKAGYLFPEISRRVNAFSQANPQSNLIRLGIGDVTEPLPQACCKAMLKAIEEMGTSLGFHGYGPEQGYLWLREAIAINDFHSRGCEISPDEIFVSDGSKCDSSNILDILGSGNRIAVTDPVYPVYVDSNVMDGRTGGASKSGQYEGLLYIPLNSDNAFQAEVPEEPVDLIYLCFPNNPTGAVASKDHLARWVDYANKNNALILFDAAYEAFIQDPLIPHSIFEIDGSKDCAIEFRSFSKKAGFTGTRCAYTVIPKSLKGKTSNDEQVDLWSLWNRRQSTKFNGVSYIVQRGAEAVYSSEGAIETKNLVSFYMKNAEIIRNKLSMAGYKVFGGQHAPYVWIEAPKGMNSWEFFDFLLNNANVVGTPGSGFGTAGEGYFRLSAFNSLENVEEAMRRITSI from the coding sequence GTGGTTCAGGTCAACAGTAATTATCTAAAGCTTAAAGCTGGTTATCTCTTTCCAGAGATCTCTAGAAGAGTAAATGCTTTTTCTCAGGCGAACCCCCAATCAAACCTTATTCGTTTAGGGATTGGTGATGTTACAGAGCCTTTGCCTCAAGCCTGTTGTAAGGCCATGCTAAAAGCAATTGAGGAAATGGGAACCAGCTTAGGTTTTCATGGATATGGTCCCGAACAAGGTTATTTGTGGCTTAGAGAAGCAATAGCCATAAATGATTTTCACTCCAGAGGATGTGAAATTTCTCCAGACGAGATTTTTGTTTCTGATGGTTCTAAATGTGATAGCAGCAACATTCTTGATATTCTTGGTTCAGGTAATCGAATTGCAGTAACTGACCCTGTTTATCCAGTATATGTAGATAGCAATGTTATGGATGGGAGGACTGGGGGAGCATCAAAATCTGGACAATACGAAGGATTGTTATACATCCCTTTGAATTCAGATAATGCTTTTCAAGCAGAGGTCCCCGAAGAGCCTGTTGATTTAATTTATTTATGTTTTCCGAATAATCCAACTGGTGCTGTGGCTAGTAAAGATCATCTAGCAAGATGGGTTGATTATGCAAACAAAAACAATGCATTGATTTTGTTTGATGCTGCTTATGAGGCTTTTATTCAAGACCCGTTGATCCCGCATTCTATTTTTGAAATTGATGGATCAAAAGATTGTGCGATTGAATTTCGTTCATTTTCTAAGAAAGCTGGTTTTACTGGAACCCGTTGTGCTTACACAGTTATTCCTAAATCATTAAAAGGTAAAACTTCTAATGATGAACAAGTTGATTTGTGGTCGCTTTGGAATCGTCGTCAAAGTACGAAGTTTAATGGTGTTAGTTATATTGTCCAAAGAGGAGCAGAAGCGGTTTACTCATCAGAAGGAGCGATAGAAACTAAAAACCTAGTAAGTTTTTATATGAAGAATGCAGAAATAATCCGCAATAAATTATCGATGGCTGGCTATAAGGTTTTTGGAGGTCAACATGCCCCTTATGTGTGGATAGAGGCCCCGAAAGGTATGAATTCCTGGGAGTTTTTTGACTTTTTGCTTAATAATGCAAATGTCGTTGGAACTCCTGGGAGTGGATTTGGTACTGCTGGAGAAGGCTATTTCCGACTTTCAGCTTTTAATAGTCTCGAAAATGTAGAAGAAGCTATGAGAAGGATCACTAGCATTTGA
- the clpS gene encoding ATP-dependent Clp protease adapter ClpS, whose product MVENPSCTSGGAAVVERQTEKVRKISPRYKVLLHNDPINSMDYVVKTLREVVPQLSEQDAMSVMLETHNNGIGLVITCDLEPAEFYCESLKSRGLISTIEPEN is encoded by the coding sequence ATGGTGGAAAATCCAAGTTGTACCTCAGGCGGTGCTGCAGTTGTTGAGAGACAAACTGAGAAGGTGAGGAAGATATCGCCAAGATATAAGGTTCTTCTTCATAATGATCCAATAAATTCAATGGATTATGTTGTGAAAACTTTACGTGAGGTTGTTCCACAACTTAGTGAGCAGGACGCTATGTCAGTTATGTTGGAAACCCATAATAATGGGATAGGATTAGTTATTACATGTGATCTAGAGCCTGCGGAATTTTATTGTGAGTCTCTCAAAAGTAGAGGTCTTATAAGCACTATTGAACCAGAAAACTGA
- a CDS encoding LON peptidase substrate-binding domain-containing protein yields the protein MTEISVRELPLFPLPDVVLFPQEILPLHIFESRYRIMLQTVLETDSVFGIVRADPSTKKIADVGCCTRIIKHQKSEDGRSNIITVGQQRFRILEIIREAPFYVAMVSWIDDDSSANSDELERLSDSVLLALKDVVSLTGKLTDSERSLPEELPKDPVDLSFWIASHLGGPVAEEQQNLLEMLDTMNRLQREYQMLDHTRKQLAARTALKDTLSNVDKKNN from the coding sequence GTGACCGAAATATCTGTCAGGGAATTGCCTCTGTTTCCTCTGCCTGATGTTGTTTTATTTCCTCAGGAGATTTTGCCGCTCCATATCTTTGAGTCAAGATACAGAATTATGCTTCAAACAGTTCTGGAAACAGATAGCGTTTTTGGAATTGTCCGTGCAGATCCTTCAACTAAGAAGATTGCAGATGTTGGTTGTTGTACTCGAATAATCAAACATCAAAAATCTGAAGACGGACGCAGTAATATCATCACAGTTGGGCAACAACGTTTCAGGATACTTGAGATTATTAGAGAAGCACCTTTTTATGTGGCAATGGTTAGTTGGATAGATGATGATTCTTCTGCTAATTCAGATGAATTAGAAAGGCTTTCTGATTCGGTTTTACTTGCATTGAAAGATGTTGTTTCTTTAACAGGTAAATTAACAGATTCCGAAAGAAGCTTGCCCGAAGAATTGCCTAAAGATCCTGTAGATCTATCATTTTGGATAGCGTCTCATTTGGGGGGGCCAGTTGCAGAAGAGCAACAGAACTTATTAGAAATGTTAGATACTATGAATAGATTACAGCGCGAATATCAGATGTTAGATCACACAAGAAAGCAGCTTGCTGCAAGAACTGCATTGAAAGATACACTTTCTAATGTTGACAAAAAGAATAATTAA
- a CDS encoding TIGR03960 family B12-binding radical SAM protein: MSSEIHSFAEEKNLCKPINFEKLIDVNIHKPAQYMGHELGTEQRNWDSSNVRWVLSYPELYEVGASNLGHIILYSILNSIPNQVCDRAYLPEPDLANHLKKNSIGLFGVESRCQLKNFDVLGFSLSYELGATNILEMLDLSHIDIYAKDRADLPLTDPNSIPLVFAGGPTATSNPEPYADFFDFFALGDGEELLPEIGLVISKSKELQAKRSETLRSLAEIPGVYVPSLYQPSRDFLSLKPLTSNVPERIIRRVATPIPYYSLGLVPNVETVHDRLTVEIRRGCTRGCRFCQPGMLTRPARDVEPEEVIAAVEKGVQETGYSDFSLLSLSCSDYLSLPTVGIELRNRLADKNITLQLPSQRVDRFDDNIAHILGGNRQAGLTFAPEAGSQRLRDIVNKGLTDAELLHGIRKAMEHGYKKIKLYFMIGLPGEEDMDIKGIARTCKWIQEECKEDFGRLKLNITISNFTPKPHTPFQWHSVSTKELTRRQKILKDEFIQLRLKNIKANYTDVRISAIEDFLGRGDRRLAPVIESAWKRGAGMDAWFESQDRAYKAWSEAISEAGLFGHFRKLEMGNWGTTQTLQKNDLMHLCSQPLPWDHIDTGIDKAWLRKDLQKALSEKTVPDCSFNSCSSCGVCGPELGHNQIITSSPIPIQNKTKPPHTTKQCRIRVQFSKTSPMHLISHLDLIRLLERSLRRSDLPISYTGGFHALPRLQLALALPLGIEGLGEWMDMDFFQEIQPSSLKEQLQKCLPKGIHLIKASKIAINKKSLSQQLIQANWSFNLESQTNEKYTFHQWNDSLESILNAESLIWVDTDKKGRHRERDLKSQLKSLRLINGNNAEPLEAMSIELQALISPIGQSIKPMHIQYWIAKSLGQDLAIKNIKREELILERC, from the coding sequence GTGTCTAGTGAAATTCATTCCTTTGCGGAAGAGAAAAATCTTTGCAAGCCAATCAATTTTGAGAAATTGATTGATGTCAATATTCATAAACCAGCCCAATACATGGGCCATGAACTAGGTACAGAACAAAGAAATTGGGACTCCTCAAATGTACGGTGGGTACTTAGTTACCCAGAACTATATGAAGTAGGAGCAAGTAATTTAGGTCACATCATTCTGTACTCAATTCTCAACAGTATTCCTAATCAAGTTTGCGATAGAGCATATCTTCCTGAACCTGATTTAGCAAACCATTTAAAAAAAAATTCAATCGGGTTATTTGGAGTTGAGTCCAGATGCCAACTTAAAAACTTCGATGTACTCGGATTCAGTCTTAGTTATGAACTAGGCGCAACAAATATTTTAGAAATGCTTGATCTGTCTCATATCGACATCTATGCAAAAGATCGAGCTGACCTACCGCTAACGGATCCAAACTCAATACCATTAGTTTTTGCAGGAGGGCCTACTGCAACTAGCAATCCAGAGCCTTATGCTGACTTTTTTGATTTCTTTGCTCTTGGAGATGGTGAAGAGCTTCTTCCTGAAATTGGATTAGTTATTTCTAAATCAAAGGAATTACAAGCCAAAAGATCTGAAACTCTTCGCAGCCTTGCTGAAATACCCGGCGTATATGTTCCATCACTATATCAACCATCAAGAGACTTCCTATCTCTGAAACCCCTAACCTCAAATGTACCAGAAAGAATTATTAGACGAGTGGCAACACCAATACCATATTATTCACTTGGTTTAGTTCCAAACGTTGAGACAGTACATGATCGGCTAACCGTTGAAATAAGAAGAGGTTGCACACGGGGGTGTCGTTTTTGTCAACCGGGTATGCTTACACGTCCAGCAAGAGATGTTGAGCCAGAAGAAGTTATCGCAGCAGTTGAAAAAGGTGTTCAAGAAACTGGGTACAGCGACTTTTCTCTATTATCATTAAGCTGTAGTGACTACTTATCACTACCTACAGTTGGTATAGAACTTAGGAATAGATTAGCAGACAAAAACATCACTTTACAGTTGCCAAGCCAAAGGGTCGATAGGTTTGACGACAATATTGCCCACATACTTGGTGGTAATAGACAGGCAGGGCTAACCTTTGCACCCGAGGCAGGAAGTCAACGCCTTCGCGATATTGTCAATAAAGGATTAACTGATGCAGAGCTTCTCCATGGAATACGTAAGGCCATGGAACATGGATACAAAAAGATTAAACTCTACTTCATGATTGGACTGCCAGGAGAAGAGGATATGGACATTAAAGGCATTGCCAGAACATGTAAATGGATCCAAGAAGAATGCAAAGAAGATTTTGGGAGATTAAAGTTAAATATCACTATTAGCAATTTCACTCCCAAGCCTCATACTCCATTTCAATGGCACAGTGTTTCAACTAAAGAATTAACTCGGCGGCAAAAAATTCTTAAAGATGAATTCATCCAACTTAGATTGAAAAATATAAAAGCTAATTATACAGATGTAAGAATTTCTGCCATAGAAGATTTCCTTGGTCGGGGAGATAGGAGATTGGCACCGGTGATTGAGTCTGCATGGAAACGTGGTGCAGGTATGGATGCCTGGTTTGAATCTCAAGATCGTGCATATAAAGCATGGTCAGAAGCTATCTCAGAGGCAGGGCTTTTTGGTCACTTTAGAAAGTTGGAAATGGGAAATTGGGGTACTACTCAAACTCTCCAGAAAAATGATTTAATGCATTTGTGTTCACAACCTCTCCCTTGGGATCATATCGACACTGGAATAGACAAAGCATGGTTAAGGAAAGATCTCCAAAAAGCACTATCAGAAAAAACTGTTCCAGACTGTTCATTTAATAGTTGCAGTAGTTGTGGTGTATGTGGACCAGAGTTAGGTCATAACCAAATCATCACTTCCTCTCCAATACCTATTCAAAACAAAACAAAGCCTCCTCACACGACAAAGCAATGTCGTATAAGAGTTCAGTTTTCAAAGACATCGCCAATGCATTTAATTAGTCATCTAGACCTAATTCGATTACTAGAAAGATCCTTAAGGAGAAGTGATTTGCCAATTAGCTATACCGGAGGATTTCATGCTCTTCCACGATTGCAACTCGCTCTTGCTTTACCTCTTGGGATAGAAGGTCTAGGAGAATGGATGGATATGGATTTCTTTCAAGAAATCCAGCCTTCATCTTTGAAAGAACAGCTGCAAAAATGCTTACCTAAAGGCATACATTTGATTAAAGCCAGTAAAATAGCTATCAATAAAAAGAGCCTCTCACAACAACTTATACAGGCAAACTGGAGTTTCAATTTAGAAAGTCAAACAAACGAAAAATATACTTTTCATCAATGGAATGATTCTTTAGAAAGCATTCTCAATGCAGAATCATTAATTTGGGTAGATACTGATAAAAAAGGACGTCATCGAGAAAGGGATTTAAAGTCTCAATTAAAGAGTTTAAGGCTAATAAATGGCAATAATGCAGAGCCACTAGAGGCTATGTCTATCGAGTTGCAAGCCCTCATATCTCCTATAGGACAAAGCATCAAACCTATGCATATTCAATATTGGATAGCTAAATCTTTAGGTCAAGATTTAGCAATTAAAAATATAAAAAGAGAAGAGCTTATCTTAGAAAGATGCTAA
- the pheA gene encoding prephenate dehydratase — protein MPTQVAYLGPKGTYAEEAACALAKLESLSQPEFVPYSGIRNVIEHLANKDCKAAVVPIENSVEGGVTATLDSLWSYQDLFIQRAIVLPIRHALISSGSLRDISEVLSHPQALAQCTNWLHENLPNAVQLPTSSTSEAVRMVEGSKFRAAIASKTSSEIKGVKILAYPINDVAGNCTRFVLLSDQENSFNNQTDIASFAFSLHSNTPGALLKALKCISDLGLNMSRIESRPSKRELGEYIFFVDIELSIESIDKSKDLNTLLKPFCENIIYFGRYKNSQFNLANNLNP, from the coding sequence ATGCCAACACAAGTGGCCTATCTCGGACCTAAAGGAACATATGCTGAAGAGGCAGCTTGTGCTTTGGCAAAGCTAGAAAGCCTTTCACAGCCAGAGTTTGTTCCATATTCAGGAATCAGGAATGTCATCGAACATCTAGCTAATAAAGATTGTAAAGCTGCTGTAGTACCTATCGAAAACTCTGTGGAAGGTGGAGTAACAGCAACATTAGATTCTTTATGGAGTTATCAAGATTTATTTATTCAAAGAGCGATTGTCTTGCCGATACGTCATGCATTAATCAGTAGTGGATCCTTAAGGGACATTTCAGAAGTATTATCTCACCCACAAGCCCTTGCACAATGCACTAATTGGCTTCATGAAAATCTACCCAATGCTGTTCAATTACCAACCAGTTCAACCTCAGAAGCTGTAAGAATGGTTGAGGGAAGTAAATTTAGAGCTGCTATAGCATCTAAAACATCTTCTGAAATCAAAGGAGTAAAAATCCTGGCCTATCCTATTAATGATGTTGCAGGTAATTGTACTCGGTTTGTATTACTTAGCGATCAAGAAAATAGCTTTAATAATCAAACTGACATAGCAAGTTTTGCATTTTCTCTTCATTCAAATACTCCTGGAGCATTATTAAAAGCATTAAAATGCATCTCAGATCTTGGGCTTAATATGAGTCGAATAGAGTCACGGCCCTCAAAAAGAGAGTTAGGAGAATATATATTCTTTGTAGACATTGAATTAAGTATAGAATCTATAGATAAAAGCAAAGATCTAAACACTCTATTAAAACCTTTTTGTGAAAATATTATTTACTTTGGCAGATATAAAAATAGTCAGTTCAACTTAGCAAACAATCTCAACCCCTAG
- a CDS encoding Rne/Rng family ribonuclease, with protein sequence MPQKIIVAEQERIAALLSDGRVDKLIVAQGRYQIGDVYLGTIENVLPGIDAAFVNIGASEKNGFIHVTDLGPLKIKQSAASITELLRPNQKVLVQVMKEPTGNKGPRLTGNLALPGRYLVLQPNGQGVNISRRINLENERNRLKALGVLIKPPGTGILIRSEAESVSEELIIDDLESLLKKWELIQQASDRATPPTLLSRDEDFIQRVLRDHINPELSEVILETTEGSDRAKKYLSQDDAKVTVQCHKQSDNILEHYKIDLAILNALKPRVDLPSGGYIIIEPTEALTVIDVNSGSFTRSSNSRETVLWTNCEAAIEIARQLKLRNIGGVIIIDFIDMESRRDQLQLLEYFTSAIKDDASRPQISQLTELGLVELTRKRQGQNIYELFSKECSNCSGLGHIANITDKDKRNPSTLNSNLIQNGSLNNDEVNIVVNNKNKINESTNENHEAVISNISQRSFDKENNLEKTNPKNEAENIIIEMTEEEEFVYSTLGLNPTLILEKQPININEKNSIQVVRKNNKIEKSINLRSEELEAEVQNLSNKMKSEVPDEINSIEGNTTNSNPEINQQNKVEVENISNIEMADSTDSLKPEAEDTRRRRRRSSNEKDNHKVDGIDETTTQDSNLTEQEAEDSRRRRRRSSAAT encoded by the coding sequence ATGCCCCAGAAAATTATCGTCGCAGAGCAAGAGCGAATAGCAGCATTGCTTTCTGATGGCCGAGTAGACAAATTAATCGTTGCACAGGGTCGTTACCAAATTGGAGATGTCTATTTAGGGACAATCGAAAATGTCCTTCCTGGTATAGATGCTGCCTTTGTAAACATTGGTGCAAGTGAAAAAAATGGATTTATTCATGTTACCGATCTAGGACCTCTGAAAATTAAGCAGAGCGCCGCAAGTATTACTGAATTACTCAGACCTAATCAAAAGGTTTTAGTACAAGTAATGAAGGAGCCAACTGGGAATAAAGGCCCACGCCTAACAGGTAATTTAGCGCTGCCTGGAAGATATCTAGTTCTTCAACCTAATGGTCAAGGTGTCAATATTTCTCGTAGAATTAACCTTGAAAATGAACGGAATCGTCTTAAAGCATTAGGAGTATTAATCAAGCCTCCTGGGACAGGAATTTTAATTCGATCTGAAGCTGAATCTGTATCAGAAGAATTAATAATTGATGATCTAGAAAGTCTTCTCAAAAAATGGGAATTAATACAACAAGCTTCAGATCGAGCTACTCCTCCTACTCTTTTAAGCCGTGACGAAGATTTTATACAAAGAGTTTTGCGTGATCATATTAATCCAGAATTATCTGAAGTTATCCTTGAAACAACTGAGGGTAGTGATAGGGCTAAAAAGTACCTTTCTCAAGATGATGCAAAAGTAACTGTTCAATGCCACAAGCAATCGGACAATATACTTGAACATTACAAGATTGACTTAGCAATCCTAAATGCCCTGAAACCTAGAGTAGACCTCCCTTCAGGAGGCTATATCATAATTGAACCAACAGAAGCCCTCACCGTCATTGATGTCAATTCAGGCTCATTTACACGTTCCTCTAACTCTCGTGAAACAGTTCTTTGGACCAACTGTGAGGCAGCCATAGAAATAGCAAGACAATTAAAGCTTAGAAATATAGGCGGAGTAATAATTATTGATTTCATTGATATGGAATCACGAAGAGACCAACTTCAACTTTTAGAATATTTCACATCTGCAATAAAAGACGACGCATCGCGTCCACAAATATCTCAATTAACTGAATTAGGATTGGTAGAGCTTACAAGAAAGAGACAAGGCCAAAATATTTATGAGTTATTTAGCAAAGAATGCTCTAATTGTTCCGGATTAGGACATATTGCCAACATAACTGACAAAGACAAAAGAAATCCATCCACATTAAACAGCAATTTAATTCAAAATGGTTCTTTGAATAATGATGAGGTTAATATAGTTGTCAACAACAAGAACAAAATTAATGAATCTACTAATGAGAATCATGAAGCGGTAATTTCAAATATTTCACAAAGATCTTTTGACAAAGAAAATAACTTAGAAAAAACAAATCCTAAAAATGAAGCAGAGAATATAATTATTGAAATGACAGAAGAAGAAGAGTTTGTATACAGTACTTTAGGGCTAAACCCAACATTAATCTTAGAAAAGCAACCAATTAATATTAATGAAAAAAATTCTATTCAAGTAGTCCGCAAGAATAATAAGATCGAAAAGTCAATTAACCTTAGATCAGAAGAATTAGAAGCAGAAGTTCAAAACCTATCTAATAAAATGAAATCAGAAGTTCCAGATGAGATAAATAGCATAGAGGGAAATACTACTAATTCGAATCCAGAAATCAATCAGCAGAACAAAGTCGAAGTCGAAAACATCTCAAATATAGAGATGGCAGACTCAACAGATTCATTAAAACCAGAAGCAGAAGATACACGCAGACGAAGAAGACGCTCTTCCAATGAAAAAGACAATCACAAGGTAGATGGCATAGACGAAACAACGACACAAGATTCAAACCTAACTGAACAAGAAGCAGAAGATTCTCGCAGACGGAGAAGGCGCTCTTCAGCTGCAACATAA
- a CDS encoding DUF1997 domain-containing protein, whose protein sequence is MSLAFNARQKIDLPVKKNVQRLPDYLLQQERVVGAMLDPKKLVALGQGSFRYTVTSFKVFQLEVNPVVSIAVVNSEGNKLQMHATDSELKGLGLVDDFELMLDATLIATDEGLVGEAFLGVSVSQPPLLKLIPPKILESTGQSILNGILLGIKSRVGQQLVRDFSSWCLEQ, encoded by the coding sequence ATGTCTCTGGCTTTTAATGCTCGACAAAAAATTGACTTACCTGTCAAAAAGAATGTTCAGCGACTTCCTGATTATCTCTTACAACAGGAAAGGGTGGTTGGAGCAATGCTTGATCCAAAAAAGCTTGTAGCGTTAGGTCAAGGTAGTTTTCGGTATACTGTTACCAGTTTTAAGGTGTTTCAGCTAGAGGTAAACCCTGTTGTATCAATAGCTGTTGTAAATAGTGAAGGTAACAAGTTGCAAATGCATGCAACTGATAGCGAGCTCAAAGGCCTTGGGTTGGTAGATGATTTTGAATTGATGCTTGATGCAACATTAATTGCTACGGACGAAGGCTTGGTGGGAGAAGCCTTTTTAGGAGTAAGTGTTAGTCAACCACCTTTGTTAAAATTAATACCACCAAAAATATTGGAATCAACTGGGCAATCAATTTTAAATGGTATTTTACTTGGAATTAAGTCTCGAGTAGGTCAGCAGTTGGTTCGTGATTTCTCTTCCTGGTGCTTAGAACAATAA
- a CDS encoding CPBP family intramembrane glutamic endopeptidase, with protein MEDNNSSLLVTALTFTFFLICLPSWVKWRWKKKNPRILLGLHKVRIRASFRAFFKGILWAFGLLGFVLAPLCFTSWIQWEGSLNVGNFINGIVLGLGVAFAEELIFRGWFWGEANLLFGSTRGVFIQSIVFSLVHIFSLLESNLGVIEVLFLLIGLFFLGLVLSIRRLIDNGSIYGCIGLHGGLVGLWFVLNTNFIDVSLNTPTWLIGPGGSSPNPVGGVLGISCLALLLFRYRMAFAIAGRPFSGARNASSNGAIP; from the coding sequence ATGGAGGATAATAACAGTTCTCTTTTAGTGACTGCGCTAACGTTTACTTTCTTTTTAATTTGCTTGCCTAGCTGGGTAAAGTGGCGATGGAAAAAAAAGAACCCTCGGATTCTTTTGGGATTACATAAAGTTCGAATTCGCGCTTCTTTTAGGGCTTTTTTTAAAGGCATTTTGTGGGCTTTTGGCTTGCTTGGTTTCGTTTTAGCACCTTTATGTTTTACCAGTTGGATCCAGTGGGAAGGGTCTTTAAATGTTGGAAACTTTATTAATGGAATTGTTCTTGGGCTTGGCGTCGCATTTGCAGAGGAATTGATCTTTCGTGGTTGGTTTTGGGGCGAAGCAAACCTTTTATTTGGATCTACTAGGGGAGTATTTATTCAGTCAATAGTCTTTAGTTTGGTACACATCTTTTCACTTCTAGAATCTAATTTAGGCGTTATCGAGGTGTTATTCCTTTTGATTGGCTTATTTTTCTTGGGATTGGTTCTTTCTATAAGAAGACTAATAGATAATGGGTCTATATATGGTTGTATAGGTTTGCATGGGGGGTTGGTTGGGTTATGGTTTGTATTAAATACTAATTTTATAGATGTTTCATTAAATACGCCTACTTGGTTGATAGGTCCAGGAGGTTCTTCGCCTAATCCTGTTGGGGGTGTTTTAGGCATTTCATGTCTTGCTTTATTGCTGTTTCGTTATCGAATGGCTTTTGCGATTGCTGGGCGTCCTTTTAGCGGTGCACGTAATGCTTCCTCTAATGGTGCAATCCCATAG